One stretch of Arachis duranensis cultivar V14167 chromosome 1, aradu.V14167.gnm2.J7QH, whole genome shotgun sequence DNA includes these proteins:
- the LOC107492578 gene encoding pentatricopeptide repeat-containing protein At4g20740, translating into ASPPPKANKPYFFYGHRTPSQNRPTVRGGLFSNRQTLKPQKPPSKPSIPFDIHKWDPHFLPQNPSPPPSPSSSFSFSSSPRLSPIARFIIDAFRKNRHTWGPSVVSELNKLRRVPPTLVAEVLKLQTNPTLASKFFHWAGKQKGFHHNFASYNAFAYCLNRSNRFRAADQLPELMDSQGKPPSEKQFEILIRMHSDANRGLRVYYVYEKMKKFGVKPRVFLYNRVMDALVKTDHLDLALSVYDDFREDGLVEEAVTFMILIKGLCKAGRIDEMLEVLERMRVNLCKPDVFAYTALVRMLVPEGNLDGCLRVWEEMKKDKVQADVMAYATIIIGLLKGGRVEEGYEFFKEMKSKGHLIDRAIYGSLIESFVAEKKIGVAFDLLKDLVNSGYRADLEIYNSLIEGLCNVTKIEKAYKLFQVTIKEGLEPNFLSVKPLLLCYAKAKKMEELFKLLKQMEKLGFPVIDDLAKFLSLLVKEGPLVALEAFTHLKAKGYISVEMYNILMDSLHKVGEMKKALLLFDEMNASNLKPDSFTYSITILCHVDLGKIQEACEYHNKIIEMSCIPSVAAYSSLAKGLCKIGEIDAGMMLVRDCLANIDSGPMEFKYSLTIIHSCKSNDAEKVIEVLNEMMQQGCPLDIVACAAVISGMSKHGTIEEARKVFSNLRDRRLLTEADTIVYDELLISHTKQRTADLVLSGIKLFGLESKLKSKGFKFLPS; encoded by the coding sequence GCATCACCACCTCCCAAAGCAAACAAGCCATACTTCTTCTACGGCCACCGCACGCCCTCCCAGAACCGCCCAACCGTCCGCGGCGGTCTCTTCTCGAACCGCCAAACCCTCAAACCCCAGAAACCCCCCTCGAAACCCTCCATTCCCTTCGACATTCACAAGTGGGACCCTCATTTCCTCCCCCAAAACCCCTCACCACCTCCTTCTCCGTCTTCTTCATTCTCATTCTCCTCCTCCCCTCGCCTATCTCCCATCGCCCGATTCATCATCGACGCATTCCGCAAGAATCGCCATACCTGGGGCCCCTCCGTGGTTTCCGAGCTCAACAAACTCCGTAGAGTCCCACCCACCCTCGTTGCCGAGGTTCTCAAGCTCCAAACAAACCCTACCCTTGCCTCCAAGTTCTTCCATTGGGCTGGTAAGCAGAAAGGCTTCCACCATAATTTTGCATCCTATAATGCTTTTGCTTATTGCTTGAACCGTAGCAATCGGTTCCGGGCAGCTGACCAGCTGCCCGAACTTATGGACTCGCAGGGGAAACCCCCCAGTGAGAAGCAGTTTGAGATTTTGATTAGAATGCATTCTGATGCCAATAGGGGACTTAGGGTTTACTATGTGtatgagaagatgaagaagtttGGTGTTAAGCCTAGGGTATTTTTGTATAATAGGGTTATGGATGCATTGGTAAAGACGGATCATTTGGATCTTGCGCTCTCGGTTTATGACGATTTTAGGGAGGATGGGTTGGTGGAAGAGGCTGTTACTTTCATGATTTTGATTAAGGGGCTGTGTAAGGCCGGGCGAATCGACGAAATGCTGGAGGTTTTGGAGAGAATGAGGGTGAATTTGTGCAAGCCGGACGTGTTTGCTTATACTGCTCTGGTTCGGATGCTGGTTCCGGAGGGAAATTTGGATGGTTGTTTGAGGGTTtgggaagaaatgaagaaggataAGGTTCAGGCTGATGTGATGGCTTATGCTACTATAATTATAGGGTTGTTGAAAGGAGGGAGGGTTGAAGAGGGTTATGAGTTCTTCAAGGAGATGAAGAGTAAGGGTCATTTGATAGATAGAGCTATATATGGGTCACTTATAGAGTCGTTTGTGGCGGAAAAGAAGATTGGTGTTGCTTTCGATTTGTTGAAGGATTTGGTTAACTCAGGATATAGGGCGGATTTAGAAATTTATAATTCCCTTATTGAAGGCTTGTGCAATGTGACTAAGATTGAGAAGGCTTACAAGCTTTTCCAAGTTACTATTAAGGAGGGCCTTGAGCCAAATTTTTTATCAGTGAAACCATTGTTGCTGTGTTATGCTAAagcaaaaaaaatggaagaacTCTTCAAGCTTCTCAAGCAGATGGAGAAGTTAGGTTTTCCAGTTATTGATGATCTTGCCAAATTCTTATCCCTTCTGGTGAAGGAGGGACCATTAGTAGCATTAGAGGCTTTTACACACTTGAAGGCAAAAGGTTATATTAGTGTTGAAATGTACAATATTCTTATGGATTCTCTACACAAGGTTGGTGAGATGAAGAAGGCTCTATTACTCTTTGACGAAATGAATGCCTCAAACTTGAAACCTGACTCATTTACATACAGTATAACAATTCTATGCCATGTTGATCTTGGTAAAATTCAGGAGGCATGTGAGTATCACAATAAGATCATTGAGATGTCTTGTATTCCTTCTGTTGCTGCTTACAGTTCCCTTGCCAAGGGGCTTTGTAAAATTGGCGAGATTGATGCAGGCATGATGCTTGTCCGTGATTGCCTTGCCAACATAGACAGTGGTCCTATGGAATTCAAATATAGTCTTACCATCATTCACTCATGTAAGTCAAATGATGCCGAGAAAGTGATTGAAGTATTGAATGAGATGATGCAACAGGGTTGCCCTCTGGACATTGTCGCATGTGCTGCAGTTATATCTGGCATGTCTAAGCATGGAACAATTGAAGAGGCCAGGAAGGTTTTTTCAAATTTGAGGGATCGCAGATTGTTAACCGAAGCTGACACCATTGTGTATGACGAATTACTAATCAGTCACACAAAGCAAAGGACGGCAGACT
- the LOC107492503 gene encoding pleckstrin homology domain-containing protein 1 encodes MEDLWRSATGQDPRPEDYNGIEFWSNPERSGWLTKQGDYIKTWRRRWFVLKQGKLLWFKDPSSASSRSSVPRGVVNVANCLTVKGAEDVLHRPSAFELSTPHNTMFFLADSDKDKEDWINSIGRAIVQHSRSLADNEVVDYDNNRNAARDVDDGNKNDATR; translated from the coding sequence ATGGAGGATCTTTGGCGATCAGCAACGGGTCAAGACCCGCGTCCCGAAGACTACAACGGAATCGAGTTCTGGTCCAACCCTGAACGCTCCGGCTGGCTCACAAAACAAGGCGACTACATCAAAACCTGGCGCCGCCGCTGGTTCGTCTTGAAACAGGGCAAGCTCTTGTGGTTCAAGGATCCCTCCTCCGCTTCCTCACGCTCCTCCGTGCCACGTGGCGTCGTCAACGTTGCCAACTGCCTCACCGTTAAGGGAGCCGAGGACGTTCTCCACAGGCCCTCCGCTTTCGAGCTCTCCACGCCGCACAACACCATGTTCTTCCTCGCCGATTCCGATAAAGACAAGGAGGAttggatcaactccattggccGCGCGATTGTTCAGCACTCGCGCTCACTCGCCGATAATGAGGTCGTTGATTATGACAATAATAGAAACGCTGCTCGCGATGTTGATGATGGTAACAAGAACGATGCCACGCGCTGA
- the LOC107492352 gene encoding villin-1, whose protein sequence is MPVANKDLDSAFLNAGANPGLEIWCIENQQLVPVSKSSHGRFYTGSAYIVLNAVFPKIGTPQYDIHYWLGNETKKVDSALASEKALELDAALGSCSVQYREIQGHESQKFLSYFKPCIIPVEGVFTSKQGSLNGEYQVRMYTCKGEYVVHVKEVPFLRSSLNHEDVFILDTASKIFLFSGCNSTIQERAKGLEVVQYIKDNKHGGKCEVATIEDGKFVGDSDVGEFWSFFGGYAPIPRDPHSVQESVVPSVKLFWINLQGKLCATGSEPFSKDMLETDKCYMLDCDSEIFVWMGRQTLLTERRTATKATEDFVRNEGRSNKTHLTFLSGGLESPIFRSYFTNWPKTAEPRLYEEGKEKVAAIFKHQGYDVKELPEEDNEPSIDCSGEIKVWLVDGDELSLLSVAELTRLYSGDSYIVQYTFPGNGRDGTLFYAWLGCKSVTEDKTAAISHMNIMADSARTNPVVAQIHESKEPVQFFSILQRLIIFKGGNSSGYKKFIEEKGITDETYNETQVALFRVQGTSPDNMQAIQVDQVSTSLNSSYCYILQTEASIFTWIGNLSSARDHNLLDRMVELLNPKWLPVSVREGNEPDDFWDALGGKAEYPKGKEIQGFADDPHLFALKINGGGFKVKEIYNYTQDDLVTEDVLLLDCQKEIYVWIGLHSTVNSKQEALSLGLKFLEMDVLVEGLSLDIPVYVVTEGHEPSFFTRFFSWDHTKANILGNSFERKLAILNRKSKPLVEGHNRIPLKVNSRESTSNGHRSISITPSTRGRSSSPVPGGAGSDSGQSGDRLLLSADLVSKKLFEGSPANSSAEQTMPVSGSPGSELWSSNETTSIIQKDRNIDGENLMVHPYERLRVVSGNPVTGIDLTKREAYLSNEEFHEKFGMPKTAFYKLPKWKQNKLKMSLDLF, encoded by the exons ATGCCGGTTGCCAATAAAGACTTGGATTCTGCATTCCTAAATGCAGGAGCAAACCC agGCTTAGAAATTTGGTGTATTGAGAATCAGCAGTTGGTTCCAGTGTCAAAATCAAGCCATGGAAGATTCTATACTGGAAGTGCATACATAGTTCTGAAT GcagtttttccaaaaattggCACTCCTCAGTACGACATACATTATTGGCTGGGAAATGAAACAAAGAAG GTGGACTCGGCTTTGGCATCAGAAAAGGCACTTGAGTTGGATGCAGCCTTAGGATCATGCAGTGTTCAATACAGGGAAATTCAAGGTCATGAATCACAGAAGTTTCTATCTTACTTCAAACCTTGTATTATACCCGTTGAGGGAGTGTTTACATCAAAGCAGGGGAGCTTGAATGGTGAATACCAAGTCCGCATGTACACATGCAAGGGGGAATATGTTGTTCATGTGAAAGAA GTGCCTTTTCTGAGATCATCATTAAATCATGAAGATGTATTCATATTGGACACTGCATCAAAAATCTTCCTCTTCAGTGGATGCAATTCTACTATTCAAGAAAGAGCCAAAGGTTTGGAGGTTGTTCAGTATATCAAGGATAATAAGCATGGTGGAAAATGTGAGGTGGCAACAATAG AGGATGGAAAATTTGTTGGTGATTCTGATGTGGGTGAGTTCTGGAGCTTCTTTGGTGGTTATGCTCCCATTCCCCGAGACCCACATTCTGTGCAAGAATCCGTGGTTCCATCTGTAAAGCTGTTTTG GATAAATTTACAGGGAAAACTTTGTGCAACTGGAAGTGAACCATTTAGCAAAGACATGCTTGAGACAGACAAGTGTTACATGTTGGATTGTGATAGCGAGATTTTTGTTTGGATGGGAAGGCAGACATTATTGACGGAAAGAAGGACAGCAACCAAAGCTACAGAA GATTTTGTCAGAAATGAAGGCAGATCAAACAAGACTCATTTGACATTTTTGTCAGGGGGATTGGAAAGTCCGATATTTCGGTCATATTTTACTAATTGGCCTAAAACAGCGGAGCCTAGGCTTTATGAGGAAGGCAAAGAAAAAGTAGCAG CCATATTCAAGCATCAGGGTTATGATGTGAAAGAGCTTCCGGAAGAAGACAATGAGCCATCTATAGATTGTTCTGGGGAAATTAAA GTTTGGCTGGTGGATGGTGATGAATTGTCTCTTCTTTCAGTTGCAGAGCTGACAAGGCTTTACAGCGGAGATAGCTATATAGTACAGTATACATTTCCTGGAAATGGAAGGGATGGAACTCTCTTTTATGCTTGGCTTGGCTGCAAATCTGTAACA GAGGATAAAACAGCGGCCATTTCTCACATGAATATTATGGCTGATTCAGCAAGAACTAATCCAGTTGTG GCTCAAATTCATGAGAGTAAGGAGCCAGTTCAGTTTTTCTCAATACTTCAGAGACTAATCATATTCAAG GGGGGAAACAGTTCAGGATATAAAAAGTTCATAGAAGAAAAAGGTATCACAGATGAAACCTACAATGAAACACAGGTAGCTCTGTTCAGAGTTCAAGGTACAAGTCCAGATAATATGCAGGCAATCCAAGTTGATCAA GTTTCAACTTCCCTGAATTCATCCTATTGCTACATTCTGCAAACTGAGGCATCTATCTTTACTTGGATTGGGAACCTATCTTCGGCTCGAGACCATAATCTTCTTGATAGAATGGTGGAATTGCTTAAT CCAAAGTGGCTACCTGTATCTGTGAGGGAAGGTAATGAACCCGATGATTTCTGGGATGCACTTGGTGGAAAGGCGGAGTATccgaaaggaaaagaaattcaAGGATTCGCAGATGATCCACATTTGTTTGCATTGAAAATAAATGGAG GAGGTTTTAAG GTGAAAGAGATATACAACTATACACAGGATGACTTAGTTACAGAAGATGTTTTATTGCTTGATTGCCAAAAAGAGATTTATGTTTGGATTGGCTTACATTCAACTGTCAACTCAAAACAAGAAGCTCTCAGCCTTGGATTG AAGTTTCTTGAAATGGATGTTCTTGTTGAAGGCCTCTCTCTGGATATTCCTGTTTATGTGGTAACTGAAGGTCATGAACCATCATTTTTCACTCGTTTCTTTTCATGGGATCACACAAAAGCAAAT ATTCTTGGCAACTCCTTTGAAcgaaaacttgcaattctgaaTAGAAAGTCAAAACCTTTAGTAGAA GGACACAATAGAATCCCATTGAAAGTCAACTCTAGGGAATCTACCTCTAATGGTCACAGAAGCATTTCTATTACACCCAGCACCCGCGGAAGAAGTAGTTCACCTGTACCTGGTGGTGCCGGCTCAGATTCTGGGCAATCAGGTGATCGGCTTCTTTTGAGCGCTGACTTGGTATCCAAGAAGCTCTTCGAAGGATCTCCTGCCAACAGCAGTGCTG AACAAACAATGCCAGTTTCTGGTTCTCCAGGATCAGAATTGTGGTCCTCAAATGAGACTACAAGTATCATTCAGAAAGATAGAAATATTGATGGGGAGAATTTGATGGTACATCCTTACGAGCGGCTGAGGGTGGTTTCTGGTAATCCAGTAACTGGCATCGATTTAACTAAAAGAGAG GCATATTTGTCCAATGAAGAGTTCCATGAGAAGTTTGGAATGCCCAAAACTGCCTTCTACAAGCTTCCTAAGTGGAAACAAAACAAATTGAAGATGTCCCTGGATTTATTTTAA